In Deltaproteobacteria bacterium, the genomic window TGCCATTGGTGGTGAAAAACGGACTGGCCGCAGCCGTGGATGTGTTCTGCGAGACCATCGGGTTCACCCCGGAGCAGACCGAGTGCATCTTCCAGGCGGCCGTGTCTCACGGTTTGCCCGTAAAACTGCACGCGGAGCAGTTGTCGGACTCCAAGGGGGCGGTGTTGGCGGCTCGCTACAGGGCGCTCAGTGTCGATCATCTGGAATACCTGAACGCCGACGATGTGCCTTTGCTGGCGGCGGCAGCATGCGTGGCCGTGCTGCTGCCGGGCGCCTTCTATTATTTAAAAGAAAGCCGCAAGCCCCCCATTGACACCCTGCGCAATTGCGGGGTGCCCATGGCCGTCAGCACGGACGCCAACCCCGGGACCAGCCCCATTTTTTCCATCAGGATTGCCATGAACATGGCCTGTGTGTTTTTTGGGCTGACACCGGAGGAAGCCCTGGCCGGGGTTACCTGCCATGCGGCGCGTGCCCTGGGGCTGCAGGACGAGATCGGCACATTGGCGGTGAACAGGGCCGCCGATTTCGCGGTCTGGGACATTGCTTCACCGGCGGAGCTGGCCTATCATATGGGCGACAGCCCCCTGCGATACACCGTGATTAACGGGAAGAGAACCGCATGAAATTCATTCGACAGGAACCGGGAAATCACATATACATTAGAAACGGGCCAACGAGTCGATGGTGGTAGGACTCAATTCTCTTGGTCAGGGAAAAGCGGTTTTAGGCTGATCCAAATGTTTTTAATGGAGAGGAGGAAAGATGAGCGATACAGCGGTATTGGACAGAACCTTTCATTTCATCATGCAGCAGATGGTGGCAACCGGGCAGGCGCCGCACTACACGGAGATCGCGGCCGAACTGGGGGTCCCGCCGGAGGAAGGAAGGCAGACCATGCACACGCTTTTCAAGTCAGGGGTGTACGGGTGGCTGTTTCCCAAGACGGATTTTATTTCCTCCTTTGCCCCTTTCAACAACCAGCCCACCCAGTTCCGGGTTACCGTCGAGGGCGAGCAGAAGTGGTTCGCCCAGTGAGCCTTCGAATCGCTGGCGGTCAGCTGGCTGTTTCCGGGGAAAAAGGTTCGCATCGACTCTCCGTGTCTCGACTGCGGAAAGCCGATCACCATTGACATGTGTGACGGTGTCATCGAGAAGGTCGATCCGGAGGGGGTGATCGGTCACGTATCTTTGCCGGTGTCCAAATGGATGACGGACATCCCTTACGCCTGAAGTACCATGATTTTCTTCCGGTCGGAAGAACACCTGAAAAACTGGGCGCAGTACGATCCCGCAACCGAAGGCGGCATTTCTCCACTAAAGGGGCTGCTGGAGATGTTTTCCTGCAATCTTTTCAAAAGGCGCCTGGATCCGGATTACTTTTCCAACATGAAAAAATATGTAAAGGAAATGATTGGGGAGATCCGCGGCAACGACAACATCGGCATCTTCATGAAATCCTAAACAACACCTTCCAGGATGAAACCAGTGCCGGGTCCTGTGGGTCCGGGTATCAACTAAAAAAGGGTATGCCATGGTAACGTCCGGTGCCGATCTGGATACCATGCGTCGGCACGCCATCGAGATTTTCGAAGCCGGTTTGGCTGCGGTCGACCCCTTCCAGGCGGTGTTTCGACATGTCGCGCTGGAGGAGAATGGGCTGCGCATTGGGGAACAC contains:
- a CDS encoding alkylmercury lyase family protein; translation: MAVSWLFPGKKVRIDSPCLDCGKPITIDMCDGVIEKVDPEGVIGHVSLPVSKWMTDIPYA
- the hutI gene encoding imidazolonepropionase; the encoded protein is MNFDSLWTGGHLATMAAGGRGYGVIENGALGVKNGRIAWIGPAGKLPLGAAEGAAVVEDLAGGWVTPGLIDCHTHLVYAGNRAAEFEMRLKGASYPEIAAAGGGILSTVRSVRAAGSDELYMQSLPRLQAMRASGVTTLEVKSGYGLDVANEMKMLAVMQRLNAQTPVRVVPTFLGAHALPPEFEGRPDAYVDLVVNAMLPLVVKNGLAAAVDVFCETIGFTPEQTECIFQAAVSHGLPVKLHAEQLSDSKGAVLAARYRALSVDHLEYLNADDVPLLAAAACVAVLLPGAFYYLKESRKPPIDTLRNCGVPMAVSTDANPGTSPIFSIRIAMNMACVFFGLTPEEALAGVTCHAARALGLQDEIGTLAVNRAADFAVWDIASPAELAYHMGDSPLRYTVINGKRTA